The following coding sequences are from one Melaminivora jejuensis window:
- a CDS encoding YbhB/YbcL family Raf kinase inhibitor-like protein, with protein MSQNFNLSSPDIVDGASIDARFEFNDFGCGGENRSPVLRWSGAPEGAKSFAVTCYDPDAPTGSGFWHWYVIDLPADTTELAADAGAKGGANLPAGARHIRNDYGQYAWGGMCPPPGDKPHRYIFTVHALSVARIDVPDDAPAALAGFMVNMNTLAKASFTATYGRPA; from the coding sequence ATGAGCCAGAACTTCAACCTGAGCAGCCCGGACATCGTGGACGGCGCGAGCATAGACGCGCGTTTCGAGTTCAACGATTTCGGCTGCGGTGGCGAGAACCGCTCGCCCGTGCTGCGCTGGTCGGGTGCGCCCGAGGGTGCCAAGAGTTTTGCCGTGACCTGCTACGACCCGGATGCGCCCACCGGCTCGGGCTTTTGGCATTGGTACGTGATCGACCTGCCGGCTGACACGACCGAGCTGGCCGCCGACGCCGGCGCCAAGGGCGGGGCGAATCTGCCAGCCGGCGCGCGCCACATCCGCAACGACTATGGCCAATACGCCTGGGGCGGCATGTGCCCGCCGCCGGGCGACAAACCGCACCGCTACATCTTCACCGTCCATGCCCTGTCGGTGGCGCGCATCGACGTGCCGGATGACGCGCCGGCGGCGCTGGCCGGCTTCATGGTCAACATGAACACCTTGGCCAAGGCCAGCTTCACGGCGACCTACGGTCGCCCGGCCTGA
- the tal gene encoding transaldolase — MNQLDALRQFTTVVADTGDFRQLAQFQPQDATTNPSLILKAVQKPEYAPLLTQAVAQGSGQHIDALMDRLIVRFGCEILQLIPGRVSTEVDARLSFDTDATVARAERLIELYQAEGVDTARVLIKVAATWEGIEAARLLERRGIHTNLTLLFSFAQAVACGQAGVQLISPFVGRIYDWYKKQAGSNWDEAAMAGANDPGVQSVRAIYQHYKHFGIATEVMGASFRNVGQIIALAGCDLLTIAPELMAQLQSSTAPLERALDPAQARALQLQPVQYDQPAFRYALNQDAMATEKLAEGIRAFAADAAKLEQLLQAQAGA, encoded by the coding sequence ATGAACCAGCTTGATGCCCTGCGCCAGTTCACCACCGTGGTGGCCGATACGGGAGATTTTCGCCAGCTCGCGCAATTCCAGCCGCAGGATGCGACCACCAATCCCTCGCTGATTCTCAAGGCGGTGCAAAAGCCCGAGTACGCGCCACTTTTGACGCAGGCCGTGGCGCAGGGCAGCGGCCAGCACATCGACGCGCTGATGGATCGGCTGATCGTGCGCTTTGGCTGCGAGATCCTGCAGCTCATCCCCGGGCGCGTGTCCACCGAGGTCGATGCCCGCCTGTCGTTCGACACCGATGCCACCGTGGCGCGTGCCGAGCGCCTGATCGAGCTGTACCAGGCCGAGGGCGTGGACACGGCGCGCGTGCTGATCAAGGTCGCCGCCACCTGGGAGGGCATCGAGGCCGCGCGGCTGCTGGAGCGCCGGGGCATCCACACCAATCTGACGCTGCTGTTTTCCTTCGCCCAGGCCGTGGCCTGCGGGCAGGCCGGGGTGCAGCTGATCTCGCCCTTCGTGGGCCGCATCTACGACTGGTACAAAAAACAGGCCGGCAGCAACTGGGACGAGGCTGCCATGGCCGGTGCCAACGACCCCGGCGTGCAAAGCGTGCGCGCCATCTACCAGCACTACAAGCACTTTGGCATCGCCACCGAAGTCATGGGCGCGAGTTTCCGCAACGTCGGCCAGATCATCGCCCTGGCCGGCTGCGACCTCTTGACCATCGCGCCCGAGCTGATGGCGCAGCTGCAATCGAGCACCGCGCCGCTGGAGCGCGCGCTCGACCCGGCACAGGCGCGCGCGCTGCAGCTGCAGCCCGTGCAGTACGACCAGCCGGCCTTCCGCTACGCGCTCAACCAGGACGCCATGGCCACGGAAAAATTGGCCGAGGGCATCCGCGCCTTCGCCGCCGATGCGGCCAAGCTGGAGCAGCTGCTGCAGGCGCAGGCCGGCGCATGA
- the groL gene encoding chaperonin GroEL (60 kDa chaperone family; promotes refolding of misfolded polypeptides especially under stressful conditions; forms two stacked rings of heptamers to form a barrel-shaped 14mer; ends can be capped by GroES; misfolded proteins enter the barrel where they are refolded when GroES binds), whose amino-acid sequence MAAKDVVFGGEARARMVEGVNILANAVKVTLGPKGRNVVLERSFGAPTVTKDGVSVAKEIELKDKLQNMGAQLVKEVASKTNDIAGDGTTTATVLAQAIVREGTKYVAAGLNPMDLKRGIDKAVVALVEQLKKQSKATTTSKEIAQVGSISANADESVGKIIADAMDKVGKEGVITVEDGKSLDNELDVVEGMQFDRGYLSPYFINNPEKQSANLDNPFVLLFDKKISNIRDLLPTLEQVAKAGRPLLIIAEEVEGEALATLVVNTIRGILKVVAVKAPGFGDRRKAMLEDIAILTGGKVIAEEVGLSLEKVTLADLGQAKTIEVGKENTIIIDGAGNADDIQARVKQIRVQIEEATSDYDREKLQERVAKLAGGVAVIKVGAATEVEMKEKKARVEDALHATRAAVEEGIVAGGGVALLRARQAIGDLKGDNAEQDAGIKLVLKAIESPLREIVANGGGEPSVVVNKVLEGAGNFGYNASNDTYGDMLEMGILDPTKVTRTALQNAASVASLLLTTEAMVAEAPKEEAAGGGMPDMGGMGGMGGMGM is encoded by the coding sequence ATGGCAGCAAAAGACGTAGTGTTCGGCGGCGAAGCCCGCGCCCGCATGGTCGAGGGTGTGAACATCCTGGCCAACGCCGTGAAAGTGACCCTTGGCCCCAAGGGCCGCAACGTGGTGCTGGAGCGCTCCTTCGGCGCCCCCACGGTGACCAAGGACGGCGTGTCCGTGGCCAAGGAAATCGAGCTCAAGGACAAGCTGCAGAACATGGGCGCGCAGCTCGTGAAGGAAGTGGCTTCCAAGACCAACGACATCGCCGGTGACGGCACGACCACCGCCACCGTGCTGGCCCAGGCCATCGTGCGCGAAGGCACCAAGTACGTGGCCGCCGGCCTGAACCCGATGGACTTGAAGCGCGGCATCGACAAGGCGGTCGTCGCCCTGGTCGAGCAGCTCAAGAAGCAGTCCAAGGCCACCACGACTTCCAAGGAAATCGCCCAGGTCGGCTCGATCTCGGCCAACGCCGACGAGTCGGTGGGCAAGATCATTGCCGACGCCATGGACAAGGTCGGCAAGGAAGGCGTGATCACCGTCGAGGACGGCAAGAGCCTGGACAACGAGCTGGACGTGGTCGAGGGTATGCAGTTCGACCGTGGCTACCTGTCGCCCTACTTCATCAACAACCCCGAGAAGCAGTCCGCCAATCTGGACAACCCCTTCGTGCTGCTGTTCGACAAGAAGATCAGCAACATCCGTGACCTGCTGCCCACGCTGGAGCAAGTCGCCAAGGCCGGCCGTCCGCTGCTGATCATTGCCGAGGAAGTCGAGGGCGAAGCCCTGGCGACCCTGGTGGTCAACACCATCCGCGGCATCCTGAAGGTCGTCGCCGTCAAGGCGCCGGGCTTCGGCGACCGCCGCAAGGCCATGCTGGAAGACATCGCCATCCTCACCGGCGGCAAGGTCATCGCCGAGGAAGTGGGCCTGTCGCTGGAGAAGGTGACGCTGGCCGACCTGGGCCAGGCCAAGACCATCGAAGTGGGCAAGGAAAACACCATCATCATCGACGGTGCCGGCAACGCCGACGACATCCAGGCGCGCGTCAAGCAGATCCGCGTGCAGATCGAGGAAGCCACCAGCGACTACGACCGCGAAAAGCTCCAAGAGCGCGTGGCCAAGCTGGCTGGCGGCGTGGCCGTGATCAAGGTGGGTGCTGCTACCGAGGTCGAGATGAAGGAAAAGAAGGCCCGCGTGGAAGACGCCCTGCACGCCACCCGCGCTGCTGTGGAAGAAGGCATCGTGGCCGGCGGCGGCGTGGCGCTGCTGCGCGCACGCCAGGCCATCGGTGATCTGAAGGGCGACAACGCCGAGCAGGACGCCGGCATCAAGCTGGTGCTCAAAGCCATCGAATCGCCCCTGCGCGAGATCGTGGCCAACGGCGGCGGCGAGCCTTCGGTGGTCGTGAACAAGGTGCTGGAAGGCGCGGGCAACTTTGGCTACAACGCCTCCAACGACACCTACGGCGACATGCTGGAGATGGGCATCCTGGATCCGACCAAGGTGACCCGCACGGCGCTGCAGAACGCCGCGTCCGTGGCTTCGCTGCTGCTGACGACCGAGGCCATGGTCGCCGAGGCACCGAAGGAAGAAGCCGCCGGCGGCGGTATGCCCGACATGGGCGGCATGGGTGGCATGGGCGGCATGGGCATGTGA
- the groES gene encoding co-chaperone GroES, whose product MNLRPLHDRVIVKRIESETTTASGIVIPDNAAEKPDQGEVIAVGPGKFDEDGDRMDMSVKVGDRVLFGKYSGQTVKINGDELLVMKEDDLFAVVEK is encoded by the coding sequence ATGAATCTTCGCCCCCTGCACGATCGCGTGATCGTCAAGCGTATCGAGAGCGAAACCACCACCGCTTCGGGCATCGTGATCCCGGACAACGCTGCCGAGAAGCCCGATCAGGGTGAAGTCATCGCCGTCGGCCCCGGCAAGTTCGACGAGGACGGCGACCGCATGGACATGAGCGTCAAGGTCGGCGACCGCGTGCTGTTTGGCAAGTACAGCGGCCAGACCGTCAAGATCAACGGCGACGAGCTGCTGGTCATGAAGGAAGACGACCTGTTCGCCGTGGTCGAGAAGTAA
- a CDS encoding alpha/beta fold hydrolase, whose product MSTSCTPRSRYATCAGYEIHYTEWGDPQAPVVIAWHGLARTGRDMDPLAQHLAGRWRVICPDTLGRGLSQWSAWPDQEYCLAFYARLAAELFERLDIGQAHWIGTSMGGAIGTLCAAGLAEPQLAGRIRSLLLNDNAPQLAEAALARIRAYAGQPPSFATMAELEAFFRQVYAPYGWLSDAQWQHLTETSARRLPDGRLTPHYDPAMVRQFTAHDDDYLIWQHYDALALPVLLLRGVDSDLVLPGTVAEMRTRGPGARGLLEVVEVPGCGHAPALNVPQHYALVDAFLAKASQKA is encoded by the coding sequence ATGAGCACTTCCTGCACTCCCCGTTCGCGCTACGCCACCTGCGCCGGCTATGAGATTCACTACACGGAATGGGGCGATCCGCAGGCGCCCGTGGTCATCGCCTGGCACGGCCTGGCGCGTACCGGGCGCGACATGGATCCGCTGGCGCAGCACCTGGCCGGGCGCTGGCGCGTCATCTGCCCGGACACCCTGGGGCGCGGCCTGAGCCAGTGGTCGGCGTGGCCCGACCAGGAGTACTGCCTGGCCTTCTATGCCCGTCTGGCCGCCGAGCTGTTCGAGCGCCTGGACATCGGACAGGCGCACTGGATCGGCACCTCCATGGGCGGCGCCATCGGCACGCTGTGCGCCGCCGGCCTGGCCGAGCCGCAACTGGCCGGGCGCATCCGCAGCCTGCTGCTCAACGACAACGCGCCGCAACTGGCCGAGGCGGCACTGGCGCGCATCCGCGCCTACGCCGGCCAGCCGCCCAGCTTTGCCACCATGGCTGAGTTGGAAGCCTTTTTCCGCCAGGTCTATGCGCCCTATGGCTGGCTGAGCGACGCGCAGTGGCAGCACCTCACCGAGACCTCGGCGCGGCGCCTGCCCGACGGGCGCCTGACGCCGCACTACGACCCGGCCATGGTGCGCCAGTTCACGGCGCATGACGACGACTACCTGATCTGGCAGCACTACGACGCGCTGGCCCTACCGGTGCTGCTGCTGCGCGGCGTGGACTCCGACCTGGTGCTGCCCGGCACCGTGGCCGAAATGCGCACGCGCGGCCCGGGCGCGCGCGGCCTGCTGGAGGTGGTCGAAGTGCCGGGCTGCGGCCACGCCCCGGCGCTCAACGTGCCGCAGCACTATGCGCTGGTCGATGCTTTTCTGGCCAAAGCATCTCAAAAAGCATAG
- a CDS encoding branched-chain amino acid ABC transporter permease, with product MMNRILSGDRPGSRVLAALLLAIFFGLALAPFLFPGVKALNVAAKVLVFVVLVASFDLLLGYTGIVSFAHTMFFGIGAYGIAIATTRLGATWGALAVGTLGALALALALALAVGLFSLRVRAIFFAMITLAVAAAFQTLASQLSDFTGGEDGLTFRMPLLLSPSFEPFEDDFLGVTIDGRLVSYYLLFVVALALVLALLRIVNSPFGRVLQAIRENEFRAEAIGYRVVIYRTLSSVLSALFATLAGCLLAIWLRYNGPDTSLSFEIMMDVLLIVVIGGMGTIYGAAIGAVLFLVAQSYLQDLLRLGHEATAALPWLSTLLSPDRWLLWLGLLFVLSVYYFPTGVVGRLRAAALHRRSA from the coding sequence CTGATGAACCGCATCCTCTCGGGCGACCGCCCCGGCAGCCGCGTGCTGGCGGCGCTGCTGCTGGCGATCTTCTTCGGGCTGGCGCTGGCGCCCTTCCTGTTTCCAGGCGTCAAGGCGCTCAACGTGGCCGCCAAGGTGCTGGTGTTCGTGGTACTGGTGGCCAGCTTCGACCTGCTGCTGGGCTATACCGGCATCGTCAGCTTCGCCCACACCATGTTCTTCGGCATCGGCGCCTATGGCATCGCCATCGCCACCACGCGCCTGGGCGCCACCTGGGGCGCGCTGGCCGTGGGCACACTCGGAGCGCTGGCGCTGGCGCTGGCGCTGGCGCTGGCCGTGGGCCTGTTCTCGCTGCGCGTGCGCGCCATCTTCTTTGCCATGATCACCCTGGCCGTGGCGGCGGCCTTCCAGACGCTGGCCTCGCAGTTGTCGGACTTCACCGGCGGCGAGGACGGGCTGACGTTCCGGATGCCCCTGCTGCTGTCGCCCAGTTTCGAGCCCTTCGAGGATGACTTCCTGGGCGTGACCATCGACGGGCGGCTGGTTTCGTACTACCTGCTGTTCGTGGTCGCGCTGGCGCTGGTGCTGGCGCTGCTGCGCATCGTGAACTCGCCCTTTGGCCGGGTGCTGCAGGCGATCCGCGAAAACGAGTTCCGCGCCGAAGCCATCGGCTATCGCGTAGTCATCTATCGCACGCTGTCATCGGTGCTGTCCGCCCTGTTTGCCACGCTGGCCGGCTGCCTGCTGGCCATCTGGCTGCGCTACAACGGGCCGGACACCTCGCTGTCCTTCGAGATCATGATGGACGTGCTCTTGATCGTCGTCATCGGCGGCATGGGCACGATCTACGGCGCGGCCATCGGCGCGGTGCTGTTCCTGGTGGCGCAAAGCTATCTGCAGGACTTGCTGCGCCTGGGGCACGAGGCCACCGCCGCCCTGCCCTGGCTGTCCACCCTGCTCTCGCCCGACCGCTGGCTGCTGTGGCTGGGCCTGCTGTTCGTGCTGTCGGTCTATTACTTCCCCACCGGCGTGGTGGGGCGGCTGCGCGCGGCGGCCCTGCACCGGCGCAGCGCCTGA
- a CDS encoding branched-chain amino acid ABC transporter permease — MITRDLDWKPLALVPLLALVTLPLVGSPSTWLTLTIAGLAMGMIVFIIASGLTLVFGLMDVLNFGHGVFIALGAFVATSVLGAMSDWTGSSELWRNLLAVLPAMVVAMLVAGAVGLAFERFIVRPVYGQHLKQILITMGGMIIGEELIKAIWGPQQIPLPLPDGMKGAWLLGDAAVEKYRVVAVLVGLAVFALLAWLLSRTKVGLLIRAGVQDREMVESLGYRVQRLFIGVFVAGSALAGLGGVMWGLYQQSVVPQMGAQVNVLIFIVIIIGGLGSTSGALIGALLVGLMANYTGFLLPKAALFSNIALMVAVLLWRPQGVYPVANR; from the coding sequence ATGATCACCCGCGACCTCGACTGGAAACCCCTGGCCCTGGTGCCGCTGCTGGCCCTGGTCACGCTGCCGCTGGTCGGCTCGCCCTCGACCTGGCTGACGCTGACCATTGCCGGGCTGGCCATGGGCATGATCGTGTTCATCATCGCCTCGGGCCTGACCCTGGTCTTCGGCCTGATGGACGTGCTCAACTTCGGCCACGGGGTGTTCATCGCCCTGGGGGCGTTCGTGGCCACCAGCGTGCTGGGCGCCATGAGCGACTGGACGGGTTCGTCCGAGCTGTGGCGCAACCTGCTGGCGGTGCTGCCGGCCATGGTCGTTGCCATGCTGGTGGCCGGCGCCGTGGGCCTGGCCTTCGAGCGCTTCATCGTGCGCCCGGTCTATGGCCAGCACCTCAAGCAGATCCTGATCACCATGGGCGGCATGATCATCGGCGAGGAGCTGATCAAGGCCATCTGGGGGCCGCAGCAGATCCCGCTGCCGCTGCCGGACGGCATGAAGGGCGCCTGGCTGCTGGGCGATGCCGCCGTCGAGAAATACCGCGTAGTGGCGGTGCTGGTCGGCCTGGCGGTGTTCGCCCTGCTGGCCTGGCTGCTCTCGCGCACCAAGGTCGGCCTGCTGATCCGCGCCGGCGTGCAGGATCGCGAGATGGTCGAATCGCTGGGCTACCGCGTCCAGCGGCTGTTCATCGGCGTGTTCGTCGCCGGCAGCGCGCTGGCTGGCCTAGGCGGCGTGATGTGGGGCCTGTACCAGCAAAGCGTGGTGCCGCAGATGGGCGCGCAGGTCAACGTGCTGATCTTCATCGTCATCATCATCGGCGGCCTGGGTTCGACCTCGGGCGCGCTGATCGGCGCGCTGCTGGTCGGGCTGATGGCCAACTACACCGGCTTTCTGCTCCCCAAGGCTGCGCTGTTTTCCAACATCGCGCTGATGGTCGCGGTGCTGCTGTGGCGCCCGCAGGGCGTGTATCCAGTGGCCAACCGCTGA
- a CDS encoding ABC transporter ATP-binding protein → MSAQAVLTLQGVHTHIGAYHILHGVDLAVPRGQVTMLLGRNGAGKTTTLRTIMGLWRASQGSVQWQGRDITRLATPRIAQLGIAYVPENMGIFADLTVQENLVLAARGARSAQHIDSARLQWIFQLFPAVEKFWHHPAGKLSGGQKQMVAVARAIVEPRELLIVDEPSKGLAPSIINNMIDAFAQLKASGVSILLVEQNLSFAQRLGDGVAVMDNGRIVHAGSMAELAGDAALQQALLGLAL, encoded by the coding sequence ATGAGCGCCCAGGCAGTGCTGACGCTGCAGGGCGTACACACCCACATCGGCGCCTACCACATCCTGCACGGGGTCGATCTGGCCGTGCCACGCGGCCAGGTCACCATGCTGCTGGGGCGCAACGGCGCCGGCAAGACGACCACGCTGCGCACCATCATGGGCCTGTGGCGGGCCTCCCAGGGCAGCGTGCAATGGCAGGGGCGCGACATCACGCGCCTGGCCACGCCCCGGATCGCGCAACTGGGCATTGCCTACGTGCCCGAGAACATGGGCATCTTCGCCGACCTGACGGTGCAGGAAAACCTGGTTCTGGCGGCACGCGGCGCACGCAGCGCCCAGCACATCGACAGCGCGCGGCTGCAGTGGATCTTCCAGCTCTTTCCAGCCGTGGAAAAGTTTTGGCACCACCCGGCGGGCAAGCTCTCGGGCGGGCAAAAGCAGATGGTGGCCGTGGCGCGCGCCATCGTCGAGCCGCGCGAGCTGCTCATCGTCGATGAGCCCAGCAAGGGCCTGGCGCCCAGCATCATCAACAACATGATCGACGCCTTTGCCCAGCTCAAGGCCAGCGGGGTCAGCATCCTGCTGGTCGAGCAGAACCTGAGCTTCGCCCAGCGCCTGGGCGATGGCGTGGCGGTGATGGACAACGGCCGCATCGTCCACGCCGGCAGCATGGCCGAGCTGGCGGGCGATGCGGCGCTGCAGCAAGCGCTGCTAGGGCTGGCCTTATGA
- a CDS encoding ABC transporter ATP-binding protein, translating into MLETRSLSVRFGGHVAVDGVSCAFAPGTLTAIVGPNGAGKTTYFNLISGQLKASSGQVLLAGRDLSGLPASARTRAGLGRAFQLTNLFPGLSVLENVRLAVQATQDGRHRRGLNLWSVWSDHRQLTERAQAIVDSVALTLRRDAPVASLPHGDQRKLEVALLMALEPQVYMFDEPTAGMSHDEAPVILELIRQLKRDASKTILLVEHKMDVVRELADRIIVLTNGQLVADGPPAEVIASPVVQQAYLGVRESAPGEPA; encoded by the coding sequence ATGCTGGAAACCCGATCCCTGAGCGTGCGCTTTGGCGGCCATGTGGCCGTCGATGGCGTGAGCTGCGCGTTTGCGCCGGGCACGCTCACCGCCATCGTCGGCCCCAATGGCGCGGGCAAGACGACCTACTTCAACCTGATCTCGGGCCAGCTCAAGGCCAGCAGCGGGCAGGTGCTGCTGGCCGGGCGCGATCTGTCGGGCCTGCCGGCCTCGGCGCGCACCCGCGCCGGGCTGGGGCGGGCCTTCCAGCTGACCAACCTGTTTCCCGGCCTGTCGGTGCTGGAGAACGTGCGCCTGGCCGTGCAGGCCACGCAGGACGGGCGCCACCGCCGTGGCCTGAACCTGTGGAGCGTGTGGAGCGACCACCGCCAGCTGACCGAGCGCGCCCAGGCCATCGTGGACAGCGTGGCGCTGACCCTGCGCCGCGATGCCCCCGTGGCCAGCCTGCCGCATGGCGACCAGCGCAAGCTCGAAGTGGCCCTGCTGATGGCGCTGGAGCCGCAGGTCTACATGTTCGACGAGCCCACCGCCGGCATGAGCCACGACGAGGCGCCGGTCATCCTGGAGCTGATCCGCCAGCTCAAGCGAGATGCCAGCAAGACCATCTTGCTGGTCGAGCACAAGATGGACGTGGTGCGTGAGCTGGCCGACCGCATCATCGTGCTGACCAACGGGCAACTGGTGGCCGATGGCCCGCCCGCCGAGGTGATTGCCTCGCCGGTGGTGCAGCAGGCCTATCTGGGCGTGCGCGAGAGCGCACCGGGGGAGCCGGCATGA
- a CDS encoding substrate-binding domain-containing protein, which translates to MYRRSLVALAALAATAALSTSALAQSEIRIAHIYSKTGPLEAYGKQTQTGLMMGLNYATGGTMAVNGKKLVVLEKDDQGKPDLGKSLLAAAYSDDKADLAVGPTSSGVALAMLPVAEEYKKILLVEPAVADSITGDKWNKYIFRTGRNSSQDAISNAVAIDKPGVTIATLAQDYAFGRDGVKAFKDALKNAKLVHEEYLPTNTTDFTAGAQRLIDKLKDQPGRKIIWIVWAGAGNPFKIADLDLKRYGIEIATGGNILPAMASYKNFPGMEGATYYYFGIPKNPVNEALVAEHYREFKSPPDFFTAGGFSAAMAIVAALKKTGGETRANTLIKAMEGMSFETPKGLMTFRREDHQAMQSMYHFKIKADPAFAWGVPELVREIKPEEMQIPIRNQR; encoded by the coding sequence ATGTATCGCCGCTCCCTGGTGGCCCTGGCCGCCCTCGCAGCCACCGCCGCGCTGTCCACCTCCGCCCTGGCCCAGTCCGAGATCCGCATCGCCCACATCTACAGCAAGACCGGGCCGCTGGAGGCCTACGGCAAACAGACCCAGACCGGCCTGATGATGGGCTTGAACTACGCCACTGGCGGCACCATGGCCGTCAACGGCAAGAAGCTGGTGGTGCTGGAAAAGGACGATCAGGGCAAGCCCGACCTGGGCAAGAGCCTGCTGGCGGCGGCCTACTCGGACGACAAGGCCGATCTGGCGGTCGGCCCGACCTCCTCGGGCGTGGCGCTGGCCATGCTGCCGGTGGCCGAGGAGTACAAGAAGATTTTGCTGGTCGAGCCGGCCGTGGCCGACTCCATCACCGGCGACAAGTGGAACAAATACATCTTCCGCACCGGGCGCAACTCCAGCCAGGACGCCATCAGCAATGCCGTGGCCATCGACAAGCCGGGCGTCACCATCGCCACACTGGCGCAGGATTACGCCTTTGGCCGCGATGGCGTGAAAGCCTTCAAGGACGCGCTCAAGAATGCCAAGCTGGTACACGAGGAGTACCTGCCCACCAACACCACCGACTTCACCGCCGGCGCCCAGCGCCTGATCGACAAGCTCAAGGATCAGCCCGGGCGCAAGATCATCTGGATCGTCTGGGCCGGCGCGGGCAACCCGTTCAAGATCGCCGACCTGGACTTGAAGCGCTACGGCATCGAGATCGCCACCGGCGGCAACATCCTGCCGGCCATGGCCAGCTACAAGAACTTCCCCGGCATGGAGGGCGCGACGTACTACTATTTCGGCATCCCCAAGAACCCGGTCAACGAGGCCCTGGTGGCCGAGCACTATCGTGAGTTCAAGTCGCCGCCGGACTTCTTCACCGCCGGGGGCTTTTCCGCTGCCATGGCCATCGTCGCCGCGCTGAAGAAGACCGGCGGCGAAACCCGCGCCAACACCCTGATCAAGGCCATGGAGGGCATGAGCTTCGAGACGCCCAAGGGCTTGATGACCTTCAGGCGCGAAGACCACCAGGCCATGCAGAGCATGTACCACTTCAAGATCAAGGCCGACCCGGCCTTTGCCTGGGGCGTGCCCGAGCTGGTGCGCGAGATCAAGCCCGAAGAGATGCAGATCCCCATCCGCAATCAGCGCTGA